CCTCTTCACCGGGCCGGAGCTTGAGCTGACCATGGCGTATCTTACAGTTAAGCCTCTTGCGGAGAGGGTGGAGATAGGCACGGAGACGCTCCGCGCGTCGCCTGCCCCGCCGGAAGTTGTAAACGCGTTGCAGGCCCTGTGCAGGTCAGACGTCTCCAGCCTACTGCTAGATGTTAAAGAGTCGCTGTTACACCTCGGGTGGCTCGTGGAGGGATCTAGAGACGTTGTAAGGATTAGGAAAAGCCGCCGGGCGGGCGTGTCGGGCTTCACAACAATTGAGTACGAGAAGAGCACTAGAAAAATGACCGTCGTGACGACTCAGAAATGTCTCGCAGACTTCCTAAAACAAATAGGCTTTGAGGTGGTGGAGAGCAAGTATCTTGTCGAGGGGCGTCGGCACGTCTCGACACTGGCAGAAGCTGTGGAGATAGAGGAACGGCTGTCGCAAGCTGCATGCTAGAGCTTGTGCTTCTAGTTGTTCAAATTTCGGCGCTGGCGGTGGCCACGTACGCCGGGAGGGCGAGGCTGAAGAAGTTGCTAAACGAGGCGCAGAACGGCAACGCCGCGATCCAGGTGGACGAGCTTAGAGACGACCTGCCCGAGCTAGATAGATCAATCTTGAGACTACTCGCCGAGAGGCAGGGGGTTATGTACCAGAGCGAGATTATGAAAGAACTCGGCCTCCCGAAGAGCACGTTACATAAAGCACTGCGGAGGCTGAGCGAGGGGGGCTACGTGGAGATTCAAAAGCGGGGCAGGTTCAACGTGGTGATACTGAAGAAACCTACTTCAGAGGCTTCAGCAACTTAACCTCGCCGTATTTCTTCAACACGTCGAGCACCAGGGGGATCGGGTCGTCGTCGAGGCTCTTGTAGCCAGCTAGCTTCACGCTGTCTTCAGACACGCGGATGAAGCCGCCCCCAGACCTAATGGTGACCTCCTTAGGTCCAAATATTACTTTAAACGGCCTCCTAGCCTCGACGAGGCGCTGGGCCACCACAGTCGCCAGCTCTAGCTGTTGCTTTGTGGGCTTCCCCCTGGGCTTCCTCTTTTTCAACTCGCCAAGATCCTCGCTGGAGAAGTCGCCCTTGACGACGCCCTTGACCTTGTCCACCACAGCGGCGTCGCCCTCGTAGCCGACCACCTCCAAATTCTCGCCTCTGCCCACTCTAGCCACCACTTCGCTAAGTGGGACTCTGTCCACGCGTTGGTGATAATTCTTAAATAAATACATTAGCGGAGCTATGGACAGCGACTACCTAGACTACCTAGCTAGATGCCCCTCATGCGGCAGAAAAATGGAGGTGGCAAACCAGTATCTTAGAATTGACCAGCTGAACAGCAGGAGGACTCTGGATAGGTTGCTCTACTGTAGACAGTGTAACATTAAAATTAGGCAGTACGTCCAGCTCACATGAGTAGGGCAACGCTGTACAAAAGGTCTGAGGAGTCTAAACAACGCTTCTCCTTCTATGGACTCCTCACTTCAATTCTCCACCTGGCGACCATGTTGGTGGGCGGCGTGGCGTACGCATCCAGCAACCTCCCAATCTACCTCAGTCTCAACGCCGCCTACGCCAGCGGCCACGGGGTCACCGTCTTCGCCCAGAGCTTATTAGTGCTCCTCTCCTTCGTGGCTCTAGTAGCGTCGACAATTCTCATGTTCCTCTCCCGGGCCACCACGGCGAGGGGCGAGTTCACCTCTACAACGAAGTTGCTCTACTCGGCGGCGGCCACGACAGGCCTAGCCTTCCTCTTTGCCCTCACGGCGCTGGCCCCCCCGGCGGCTCAGGTGGTGAGTCCTGTGTACTACGCCTACGTCGCCATGGTAGCCGTGTGTATAGCCCTCGTGGCCTTCGCCTTCCAGCTACTGAGATCCGTCACTGCGTACTACGCCCCCAGGCGGAAGTAACGACTTGGATCCCCAGTCTTTTCAATTAGCGATAGGCTTACTACGGCGTTGAGCAGGTTGTTCAGCGGCACCTCCAAACCTGAGCAGTTAAACACAGCGCAGAAATCTTTTAGGGGCCGGTAGACGTCTATCTTCACCACGTACGGCACCTTCGCCAGCCTGGAAACCACCTCTCCTCTAAATATGGAAGCCACCCATAGAGGGAAGGCCCTCTCCTTCCTCTCCCTCTGAAGTAGCTTCACAAGACCCATTAAGTTCTTCAAGAAGGCTACTCCAATCTCAACTCTGTCGTATGGCTCCAGCAGTCTCGTGACGTGCTTCCCCAGATCTATGTACATGTCCAACTTGGGCTCCAGCGTCTTGAGGAATTTCAAGCCCTCCACCGCCACGTCGCATTGTTGCCTGTCGGGGCAGGCGGCGCATTTGTCGCCTAGGGCTTCTCTTGCACACACGACGCATGTCTCAGTGAGTCTACACATGTCTAGAGCAGGGGCTGTAAATCCACAGTTTCTACACATGCCGACTCCCCTCGCGGTGTAGAGGTTGCCCACCATATAAATATTGCCATATATTTACTTACCATGGACGTGGCTGTCGTGGCGGAGTCCCAGACGCCAGACGAACCAACTAGAGATATCTACTTCGAGGTGAAGAAGAGGGGTCTATCCGTGCGCTACATCCCCCTACAGCGGCTCTCGGTTAAGATAGTAAACGGCGACGCGGTTGTGGAGACGCGCAGAGGCCCCGTAGACGCCTCTGTGGTGGTTATTAGGGGGCTTGGGTACGTGATAGACACCAACACGTTGATGAGAAGGGTAGCTGTTTTGAGAATACTTGAGAGGAAGGGCGCGGCGGCGATTAACCCCGTAGACGCCTTGCTGAACTGTAGAAATAAGCTGGAGACTGTGTACCTCCTCAGCAGGGCCGGCGTGCCGGTGCCCCCCACCGTAGTAACCGAGGATCTGTACTACGGTTACGTGGCAACGAGGGACATGGGCAGGGTGGTGCTGAAGCCTATCCAGGGGAGCAGAGGCTTCGGCGCCATGATGTTTGAAGACCCGGAACAGGCCTTTCAGGTAATGAGAACTCTGCTCATCGCTAGGAACCCCCTTTACATACAGAAATACGTAGAAAAGCCTAATAGGGATATACGGATTATTGTGGTTGACGGGAGGGCCATCGGTTGCATGTACAGAATTTCAACTTCGTGGAAGACTAACATTGCCCAGGGCGCCCAGGGCGTGCCGTGTAGACTCACGCCGGAGTTGGAGGAGGTGGCGGTCAAGGCCACGAACACCATGGGCCTCGTATACTCCGGCGTCGATATCGGCGAGGGGCGTGAGGGCTACGTCGTTTTTGAGGTCAACGCCAGCCCCGACTGGCGTGGTTTTAAACAAGCCACCGGAATAAACCCAGCAGTACATATAGCAGACTACATCCAACGCGTGGTGAAGAAGTAAAATATTTCTACACGGCGGTTTACAACGACGTGACTAAATGGGTCTTGAAATGCACAGTCTGTGGAGAGGAGAGAATTTTTGAGGCGGGTTTCAACCTGTCGCTATTTGGGGGGAAGCTCTATCTATACTGTAGGAAGTGCAAAGCAAATAGAGAACACTTGATACTGGGCTGCGCTGACGAGACTGAGGGCTGCCCCGTGGCGGGCGTCGACGTTATTGATTAAAAAACCTCGTTTCTATACGCAATGTCTCTCAGTAGCCTCGCCAGGTGCGGCGCAGTGTTGCTAAGCCTCTCCGCCGCCTCTCGTACGTCTAGGTGGGGCGGGATTCCGTATCTCTGGAAGATGTAGGCATGGGGCCCTAGCATGGTTTGTAGAGTCGCCATGTACATGGCGTACATCCACTTTAAAAAATGCTCCGTAGCGCCGTTAGCAGATAAGCCTCAACTGGATGATAGAAGAGGTTATTAGGTGGCTCAGAGCGTTTATGCTACCCAGTGTGTTGAGGATTTTGCCTAGCTCCTCCGCTTCGGATTCGTCAAGCTTGTCCAGGAGGCGTTTGGCCTCTAGCCGCTCTCTCTTCTTCTCTAGCTCCATCTTTAGCTGGCTGAGGGACTGGCCCACCGACGCCACGCTCTTCTCCATGTCTATACAGGCGTTTCTCAGCCTCTTCTCCCTCTCCTGGAGACGTTTAATCTGCTCGTTGTACACATCCATCCCTATTACCCCCTTCAGGAGGGCCTCCTCCAGCTTGTGGTAGGACTTATCCAGCTCGCTCCTGGACTTCTTCAACTCCTCGATCATCCCGTTGACCTCCCGGACCTTAATCTCGAAGAACTTCGGCAAGGCCGCCACGTCTAAGTCGACGTATTCTCGCGTGATCTTCACCCGCGTGGTTGATGTGTCTAGGTAGTAGCTGTGTCCGCCTGCG
The sequence above is drawn from the Pyrobaculum ferrireducens genome and encodes:
- a CDS encoding helix-turn-helix transcriptional regulator produces the protein MLELVLLVVQISALAVATYAGRARLKKLLNEAQNGNAAIQVDELRDDLPELDRSILRLLAERQGVMYQSEIMKELGLPKSTLHKALRRLSEGGYVEIQKRGRFNVVILKKPTSEASAT
- a CDS encoding ATP-grasp domain-containing protein — its product is MDVAVVAESQTPDEPTRDIYFEVKKRGLSVRYIPLQRLSVKIVNGDAVVETRRGPVDASVVVIRGLGYVIDTNTLMRRVAVLRILERKGAAAINPVDALLNCRNKLETVYLLSRAGVPVPPTVVTEDLYYGYVATRDMGRVVLKPIQGSRGFGAMMFEDPEQAFQVMRTLLIARNPLYIQKYVEKPNRDIRIIVVDGRAIGCMYRISTSWKTNIAQGAQGVPCRLTPELEEVAVKATNTMGLVYSGVDIGEGREGYVVFEVNASPDWRGFKQATGINPAVHIADYIQRVVKK